A window from Myxococcus fulvus encodes these proteins:
- a CDS encoding sulfatase-like hydrolase/transferase, which yields MSRTPSDTLPAQGLRLRLAGAAPLLGPALLWCTLHGLLALAFFGAPLLASVERLAASLRPVLLVGGVIQALFLGLLTFVATLPLMLLGRRYAVAMPVAVALGVAMLGVDALVLSSLGFHINGLVLAVAMQPRALAETGLAPHELALLAVGTLAVLSLDVWVGVQFLRRVHRPRHVGRLVAVLVLTTAAERLTSAWLVFAHGGAVLHAATTLPLQPPVRMNTLLMRLTSRPPASGLRLGVSPEAGVPASTIDPAAVRFTRKPDILLILVESLRDDFFRPDVMPHLWKRAEHGTRFLHHHAAASSTDYSVFSLFFGLEAQRRDAVVGAGRAPLLFPALRENGYRQAFFAASSVDWMGLKDTVFRDVQGGLRTDYEGKSHLRDAAMVKDALDLARATPVDTPLFTFVFFAGTHFDYDYPPRSAVFSPAWDGKGGLATARVPAEHLKARAWNSAYEVDTKVEELLSQWEAVRGTRPLVVFTGDHGEEFREHGRVGHASDVTELQLHVPMLVFDERLPPGQVEAVTGHIDLVPTLFDLLGDTHTPEQLGDGVPMSRPDPRRYLLTTIGWEPRYALIGRELKVRFGAGLPGTELSDLWDRPLPDAQERFAAEAPRILRRLRGGGAQSEASEPTPRAVPAGAPATATQPPR from the coding sequence ATGTCCCGGACGCCTTCCGACACCCTCCCCGCCCAGGGGCTCCGCCTGCGTCTGGCCGGCGCCGCGCCCCTGCTGGGCCCCGCGCTGCTGTGGTGCACGCTGCACGGGCTGCTCGCGCTGGCGTTCTTCGGCGCCCCCCTGCTCGCCTCCGTGGAGCGGCTGGCCGCCTCACTGCGCCCCGTGCTGCTCGTGGGCGGCGTCATCCAGGCCCTGTTCCTGGGGCTGCTCACCTTCGTCGCCACGCTGCCGCTGATGCTGCTCGGGCGGCGCTACGCGGTGGCCATGCCTGTCGCCGTGGCGCTGGGCGTGGCGATGCTGGGCGTGGACGCGCTCGTGCTGTCCTCGCTGGGCTTCCACATCAACGGCCTGGTGCTCGCGGTGGCCATGCAGCCTCGCGCGCTCGCGGAGACGGGGCTCGCGCCGCATGAACTGGCGCTGCTGGCCGTCGGCACCCTGGCGGTGCTGTCGCTCGATGTCTGGGTCGGCGTCCAGTTCCTGCGCCGCGTCCATCGGCCCCGGCATGTGGGGCGGCTGGTCGCCGTCCTCGTGCTGACCACGGCGGCGGAGCGCCTGACGAGCGCGTGGCTCGTGTTCGCCCACGGTGGCGCGGTGCTGCACGCCGCCACCACCCTGCCCCTCCAGCCGCCCGTGCGGATGAACACGCTGCTCATGCGGCTGACGAGCCGGCCTCCCGCCTCCGGCCTGCGCCTGGGAGTGAGCCCCGAGGCCGGTGTGCCCGCGTCGACCATCGACCCCGCCGCCGTGCGCTTCACGCGCAAGCCCGACATCCTGCTCATCCTCGTCGAGAGCCTGCGCGACGACTTCTTCCGTCCGGACGTGATGCCCCACCTGTGGAAGCGCGCGGAGCACGGCACGCGCTTCCTGCATCACCACGCCGCGGCGAGCTCCACGGACTACTCGGTCTTCAGCCTCTTCTTCGGGCTGGAGGCCCAGCGCCGTGACGCGGTGGTGGGCGCGGGCCGCGCGCCCCTGCTCTTCCCCGCGCTGCGGGAGAACGGCTATCGCCAGGCCTTCTTCGCCGCGTCCTCCGTGGACTGGATGGGGCTGAAGGACACGGTGTTCCGCGACGTGCAGGGCGGCCTGCGCACGGACTACGAGGGCAAGAGCCACCTGCGCGACGCGGCCATGGTGAAGGACGCGCTGGACCTGGCGCGCGCCACGCCCGTGGACACGCCGCTGTTCACCTTCGTGTTCTTCGCGGGCACGCACTTCGACTACGACTACCCACCGCGCTCGGCGGTGTTCTCACCCGCGTGGGATGGCAAGGGTGGCCTCGCCACGGCGCGTGTGCCCGCGGAGCACCTCAAGGCCCGTGCGTGGAACTCCGCCTACGAGGTGGACACGAAGGTCGAGGAGCTCTTGTCCCAGTGGGAGGCCGTGCGCGGTACGCGCCCCCTGGTCGTCTTCACCGGAGACCATGGCGAGGAGTTCCGCGAGCACGGCCGCGTGGGCCACGCCAGCGACGTCACCGAGCTGCAGCTGCATGTGCCCATGCTCGTCTTCGATGAGCGCCTGCCGCCTGGACAGGTCGAAGCCGTCACCGGCCACATCGACCTGGTGCCCACGCTGTTCGACCTGCTGGGCGACACGCACACGCCGGAGCAGCTGGGGGATGGGGTTCCGATGAGCCGTCCGGACCCTCGGCGCTACCTGCTCACCACCATCGGCTGGGAGCCGCGCTACGCGCTCATCGGGCGTGAGCTCAAGGTGCGCTTCGGCGCGGGCCTGCCCGGCACCGAGCTGAGTGACTTGTGGGACCGTCCGCTGCCGGATGCACAGGAGCGCTTCGCGGCCGAGGCGCCGCGCATCCTCCGCAGGCTGCGCGGCGGTGGCGCGCAGAGCGAAGCTTCCGAGCCCACGCCTCGGGCCGTGCCAGCGGGCGCGCCCGCCACCGCGACCCAGCCGCCGCGCTGA
- a CDS encoding LysR family transcriptional regulator — MPPRKLVRHLVWLESFTAAVEAGSIESAAEHLGVARSVVSEHIRALEMALADGATLLERGPGRRLQLTARGERLFAGTQTPLHQLDMKRLRDLASAEPVVRLGLNPTLSLSLLGKVAQNAAATGLKLVLSFGGPHELTRQVQTRQLDLALDFTPLPPHEGVESESLLRMSFVVLAGPGSALATSSSARRTLHVRDLAGQPFVDWLRDDPYGGANSARFAEHGVAVQEVARVESFLLLYELLRAFRACAITPDLRPMHPFPDDIHAWPLKEEEPQAVEVVALWPSGSLSPGAASVLDGLRQRV, encoded by the coding sequence ATGCCGCCACGCAAGCTGGTGCGACACCTCGTCTGGCTGGAGTCCTTCACCGCCGCCGTGGAGGCGGGCAGCATCGAGTCCGCCGCCGAGCACCTGGGCGTGGCGCGCTCCGTCGTGAGCGAGCACATCCGCGCGCTGGAGATGGCGCTGGCGGACGGCGCCACGCTGCTCGAGCGCGGCCCTGGCCGCCGACTCCAGCTCACCGCTCGGGGCGAGCGGCTCTTCGCCGGCACCCAGACGCCCCTGCACCAGCTCGACATGAAGCGCCTGAGAGATCTCGCCAGCGCCGAGCCCGTGGTGCGCCTGGGGCTCAATCCCACGCTGTCCCTCTCCCTGCTCGGCAAGGTCGCCCAGAACGCGGCGGCCACGGGGCTCAAGCTGGTGCTCAGCTTCGGTGGGCCGCACGAGCTGACGCGCCAGGTGCAGACGCGCCAGCTGGACCTGGCCCTGGACTTCACGCCCCTGCCGCCGCACGAGGGCGTGGAGTCGGAGTCGCTGCTGCGCATGTCCTTCGTCGTGCTCGCGGGCCCCGGGAGCGCGCTCGCCACGTCGTCCTCGGCCCGGCGCACGCTGCATGTGAGGGACCTGGCGGGCCAGCCCTTCGTCGACTGGCTGCGAGACGACCCCTACGGTGGCGCGAACAGCGCGCGCTTCGCGGAGCACGGCGTCGCGGTGCAGGAGGTCGCCCGCGTCGAGAGCTTCCTGCTCCTCTATGAGCTGCTGCGGGCCTTTCGCGCCTGCGCGATTACGCCCGACCTGCGCCCCATGCACCCGTTCCCCGACGACATCCACGCCTGGCCACTGAAGGAGGAGGAGCCCCAGGCCGTGGAGGTCGTGGCCCTCTGGCCCTCCGGCTCACTCAGTCCAGGGGCCGCCAGCGTCCTCGACGGACTGCGTCAGCGCGTGTGA